GACGACCCTTTCGTCGCGCATTTGATGGAAGCCTTCGCCTTCCTCACGGCGCGGCTTCGGCAGAAGCTCGATGATGACTTGCCGGAATTGACCGATCCGCTCCTGGAGCGGCTCTACCCCCATCTCATGGCACCTGTACCCTCGACGGCTATCCTGCAGTTCAAGCCAAGGCCGGACCTGACCGCGCCATACCACATTCCGGCCGGCGAGATGGTCGAGAGCGAGCCGGTGGATGGACATCGGTGCTGTTTTCGGACGGTCTACCCGGTCGTACTTTGGCCGCACGGTCTCGTCTCAGCTGACCTGGTTGGCTCCCTGCCGTCTGCCGACGCGACGCCGCTGGCGCGTGGCGCCCGCGGTATGCTGAAGCTCATTTTCGCGCCGCTCGCAGGTGCAGCCGCGCCGACGCCGTGGCCGCAGAGCCTGAGGCTCTTCCTGCGCGGCGCTCCGCAGGAGGCGCGGCGTCTCTACGCGCTTCTCAATAGGGAGATCGCCGCCGTGGGCTTTCGCCCTTACCGTCAGGGCCCCGCTGAAGGGCCGGCCGTGCGGCTTTGCGATCCGGATTGCGTCACGCCAGCCGGGCTCACGGCCGCCGAGGGGCTGATGCCTTATGGGCGGCAGTCGCAGCTCGGATATCGGCTTCTCAGCGAGTACTTCGCTTGCCAGGACAAGTTTATGTTCCTCGACATCGCTTTTCCCCCCGCTCTCGCCGGGCAGATGCCGGAGCCGGGCACGGCGGGCATCGAGATATCACTGCATCTCAGACAATGGCCTGCAACCCTTGAACGCCAAATATCGGCCGAGAGCTTCGCGCTTGGCTGCGCCCCGGTCATCAACCTTTTTCCTCACAGTGCCGAGCCGGTTCGCGTCGTCCATGGCATGGGTGATCACCGCGTCGTTCCCGATGCGCGCCGTCCGGAGGCCTTCGAGATGTATCGCGTGGATAAGGTGCAGATCACCCGCCGCGATGGCAAGGTCGAGCCCTGCTTGCCGCTGTTCTCGGCGACCGAAAGGCAGGGGCTCTTCTGGCAGGCCAGCCGTCGCGACGATTTTGCGGGCCGGGCGAGCGAGATTGTCCTCTCGCTTGTTGATGGCGAACGCCGCCCGCTGGATCTCATCGGGTCGACACTCACCGTCTCCGGCTTGTGCAGCAACGGCGACCTGCCGGCACGGTTGCCTTTTGGCGGGGGGCGCCCCCATTTCATCCTGGCAGCCACCGCTCCCGTGGAGAGCGTGACCTGTCTGACACCGCCGTCACCGGTTTTGCGCCGCCATCACGACACAGGCAGTCATCGCCGGCTGATATCCCATCTTGCGCTGAACCATCTTTCGCTGTCGGGCGGCGATAACGCGTTAGGGGCGCTCAAGGAGATTCTCACGCTGCACGATCTGCGCGCCACGACGGAGAGCAGGGCGGCGATCGCCGGTTTGCGCGGCCTGGCCGCGAAGCCGGCCATTGCCCGCCCGCCCGGCGGCCACGGCGCGTTGTGCCGCGGCCTCGATCTCGTGGCGACATGGGATTCCGCGCGTATCGAGAGCGGTGAAGCTTTCCTGCTTGCGGCCATCCTCGAGCGCTTTCTTGCACTCCACTGCGGGATCAATGCCTTCACACGGCTTTCGCTGGCCTGCGAAGGCGGAGAAATCGTCAAGACGTGGCCGGCACGGGCTGGCGAACGGATCATCCTGTGAATCAGGAACTCGTAGAAGCGCTTCGCTGGATCGGGCTCGATGCTATGTCCTTCGTTGAGGTCATGCGCTTCATCGAGGCAGCCAGACCTCCCGCGTGCCGTGCCGGCCATGTAGTCCTGAAGGGCAGCACGCGGCTCGGCTTTCCGGCCGCTGAGGTGGAGCGTCTTGAGGGCACGGCGGATGGCGGTCTCGTCTTGACCGTCGCGGCGGCGGGGCTGGCGGGTGCGCTTGGCGCATTGCCTATCGTGCATACCGAAGCAATTCAGCGCCTCCTGCGCGCCAAGGATCTCGGCCTTCGCGATTTCCTCGACATATTCAATGATCGGCTGCTGCATCTTCTCTATGAGGTGCATGCGAAATACCGGCTGCCGGTTGCCTACGGCCGACGGGAAAGAGCTGTACCGGACACTATCACGGAGGTGATGCTCGCTCTCATTGGGCTGGGGCTGCCCGGCCTGCGCGGGCGCCTCGGTTGGGACGACGAATGGCTCCTGCCCTTCACAGCGACGCTTGCTCGTCCCTGCCGTGGGGCTGGGGATGTGGCTGCGGTGCTGTCCGCCATCACCGGCTGGCCGGTCCATATCGAGCCCTTTGATGGCCGGTGGGTCGACCTGCCGGCTGCGGAACAGAGCAGCCTCGGGCCAAGGTGCGATCAGCATTCGCGTCTTGGCGTTGACACCATCGCCGGCACGCGGGTCTTCGATCTGGCAGGTGGTGTTCGGGTTCGTCTGGGCCCGCTGCGCTACCCGGATTTTCTGGCGCTGGTGAGCGGCGGGACAAAAGCTCGGGATTTCACCGCGTTAGCCCGTTTTGCGATCGGATCCGAATTCGCTCTGACGTTCGACGTCATTCTCATACGCCACGACGTGCCTGCTTTCCGACTTGCACAGGGGGCGACGAACGGGCGGCGGTTGGGCTGGGACAGCTGGCTGGGGTGCCCGAAGGGCGATCCGGTCGTGACGCCGCACTGCCTGGACGTGTGAATGGTGCCTGCATCCGGAAGAATGAGAGGGCTATACGCAATTCGCCATTCTCCTCGGCCTTCGAATTGCCCATATGTAAAGCGTTATCGGTTCTCGTGAGAGTGTCTGAATTGTCTGATCGAGGGATGTCCACCATGCGGCCGCGCATACTTGTTGCCGAGGGCAATACGGCGGAGGCGCGCCGGCGCCGGGTTTCGTTAGCCGGCGCCACCTATAGCGAAGCCTACGCCGACGTGCTGCGTGGCCTCGCCCCGAACGCGGTCATTGACATCTGCTACCCGGCCGACGCCGGCGCCAACCTGCCGGACGCGGCGGGGCTTGAGGGTTATGACGGCGTCGCCATCACAGGCTCGGCGCTCAATGTCTATACGGCCGAACCCGAGGTTGTGCGGCAGGTGGACTTTGCACGGGCTGTGTTCGCGTCCGGCGTGCCCTTCTTTGGTTCTTGCTGGGGGCTGCAGGTGGCGGCAACCGCCGCAGGCGGCAGCGTCCGCCGTTCGCCCAAGGGGCGGGAGATGGGGCTGGCCCGCAAGATCCACCTGACCGAGGCCGGCCGCGACCATCCGCTCCATACGGGCAAGGGTCCAGTCTACGACGCGCCGGCGATTCACACCGACGAAGTTGACGTTCGGCCTGCCGGAATGACCGTGACGGCGACCAACGCCTTTTCCGAAGTCCAGGCGGCTGAAATCCGCCACGCCGGCGGCACCTTTTGGGGCGTGCAGTATCATCCGGAATTCACGATCACCGACATCGCCATCATCGTTGCGAGCCGGACCGAGACCCTGCTCGACGAGGGCCTGTTTCGTGATGCGGCTGACATTCGCGCCTATGTCGCCGACATCGAGGCCCTGGCCGCGGACCCAACGCGTGCCGATATCGCCTGGAAATTCGGTATCGACGCGGATGTCATCGATCCGGCTCTCCGCACGCGCGAATTGCGCAACTGGCTCGAGGCGATGGTCGCCCCCGCGATGAGCGCACGCGGGCGGGCCTGAGCCGGCCCCTCACCCGGCGCTACGCGCGGACCTCTCCCTCAAGGGAGAGGTTAGGGGAGCCTTCCGCAGGGCCTTCTTGTGTAACAAGCCCTCGTTAGCGTTCCTTCTCCCCGGCGGGGAGAAGGACAGGATGAGGGCGCGCCCGGCAAGAAATGCGACGGGCCTCGTGATTCCCGACGGACACCATTGTGCAGAGCGGGCAGGTTGCTCTATTGCGATGGCCGAGGTCCGAACATGACAACCATCGCCACCCCGTCTCTCGCTGATTTTCGCCGCGTCGTCATCAAGGTGGGCTCATCGCTCCTGGTCGACAGCGCGACATCCCGCAAGGGTAGTCGTCTGCGCCATGCCTGGCTCGCGGCGCTTGCCGAGGATATCGCCGACCTGCATGCCCGTGGTGCTGATGTGCTCGTTGTATCGTCGGGCGCTATCGCGCTCGGCCGCACGGTGCTCGGCCTGCCGGGCGGCGCGTTGAAGCTTGAGGAGAGCCAGGCCGCGGCAGCGGTCGGCCAGATCGCGCTGGCGCGCAACTGGGCGGAGGCGTTGTCCCACCACGGCATCACGGCCGGCCAGGTGCTTGTGACGCTGGCCGACACCGAAGAGCGGCGCCGCTATCTCAACGCCCGCGCCACCACCGCGAAGCTGCTCGAGATGCGTGCCGTTCCCGTTATCAACGAGAATGACACCGTCGCCACCAGCGAGATCCGCTATGGCGACAATGATCGGCTGGCGGCCCGCATCGCCACCCTGGCTGAAGCCGATCTCCTCGTCCTCCTGTCCGATATCGACGGGCTCTACACGGCGCCCCCGGCGAGTGATCCGACGGCGCGCCCCATCCCGGTAGTCGAGGCCATCACGGCTAGCATCGAAGCGATGGCGGGGGGCGCGGCGTCGGAATTCTCACGCGGCGGCATGCGCACAAAGATCGAGGCCGGAAAGATAGCAACTGCGGCCGGCGCCCATATGGTCATCGCGGACGGCCGCGTGAAGAACCCCTTGCGGGCGATCGCGACCGGTGCCCGCTGCACCTGGTTCCTCACTCCGTCCAATCCCGTCACCGCCCGCAAGCGCTGGATCGCCGGCACGCTGGAACCGCGCGGCACGGTGCATGTGGACGCCGGCGCCGCCCGGGCGCTGCGCGGTGGCGCAAGCCTCCTGCCGGCGGGCATGAAGCGCGTGGATGGCGCTTTTCGCAGAGGCGACGCGGTGATCATCCGCGACGAGGCCGGGCGTGAGATCGGGCGTGGCCTCATCGGCTACGATGCAGAGGAGGCGCAGCGCATAGCCGGAAAATCGAGCCGCGCGATCGAGGCCGTGCTCGGCTACGCCGGCCGGGCGACAGTCATCCACCGGGACGATCTGGCGCTGGTCGGCCGCGACGATGCGGATATCGCGATCATCGCCTCTGACGCAGGATCTGCTTGACCGGGGCCCGCAATCCCTTACCTAACAAGGTTCGGGAGGGCTGGAGGCGAAACGGCGTTAGCGGCCCAACCCGGAGCAAGTCCGGCTTGGGCGAATGCCAGCCAATCCGGGACATTTGCTCCTGTTATTTGGACGGGGCGAGTCCGGATGGTCGGGCTTGGGCTTGAGCGGAGGCACGGTGATGGGCAAGGTGGTGAGCTTCGGCGAGGCGGGCAATGCGGCGCGGCATGCCGGATTGCCACCGGCTGACAGCGCTGCCGACGTACCGCAGCTCATGGCCGAAATGGGCCGGCGGGCCAGGGCGGCTGCGCGCGTGCTCGCGCTCGCGCCTGCCGCAACCAAGGCGGCAGCGCTGGAAAGGGCGGCCGATGCCATCCTCGCGGCGACCCCGGCGATCCTGACCGCCAATGCCGAGGATGTCGCCGAGGCGCGTGCCAACGGGCAGGCGGCTTCCTTCGTCGAACGTCTGGAGCTGAACGAGGCGCGTGTCGCCGCTATGGCTGAGGCCGTACGTCTCGTGGCCGGCCTGCCGGACCCGGTGGGCCGCGTGCTGGCCAGCTTTGAGCGGCCCAACGGCCTTAGGATCGAGCGCGTTGCGACGCCGCTCGGTGTAGTCGGCGTGATCTTCGAGAGCCGCCCTAATGTTACCGCCGACGCGGCCGCGCTTTGCGTGATGGCCGGCAACGCCGTGATCCTGCGCTCCGGCTCGGACGGACTGCGGTCAGCTACGGCGATAGCGGCGGCTTTCGCCAAAGGCCTGAGTGAAGCTGGTCTGCCGTCAGATAGCGCGCAACTCGTACCCGTGCGCGATCGCGCGGCCGTCGGCTTGATGCTGACGGGGCTCGAAGGCGCTATCGATGTCATCGTGCCGCGCGGCGGCAAGAGCCTCGTTGCGCGCGTGCAGGAAGAAGCTCGGGTGCCGGTGTTCGCCCATCTCGAAGGCCTGTGTCATGTCTTTGTGCATGCCGCAGCCGACCTCGGCATGGCGCGTGACATCGTTCTCAACGCCAAGATGCGCCGGACCAGCGTCTGCGGGTCCGCCGAGACGTTGCTCGTCGACAAGGCGTGCGCGACGACTCATCTCGCTCCGCTTATCGCGGCACTTGCGGATGCGGGCTGCGAGATCCGCGGCGATATGATCGCCCAGGCGACTGACCCCCGCGTTAAGCCGGCCGATGAGGAGGACTGGCGGACCGAGTATCTGGACGCCATCATCGCGGTACGCGTGGTCGACGGGCTTGATGGCGCCCTTGCGCATATCGAAACGTTCAGCTCTCACCACACCGACGCGATCGTCACGGCGGACGAGGAGGCCGCGGCACGGTTCCTGCGCGAGGTGGATTCGGCCATCGTGCTGCACAATGCCTCCACACAGTTTGCCGACGGCGGCGAGTTCGGGTTCGGCGCGGAGATCGGGATCGCGACCGGTCGGATGCACGCGCGCGGACCGGTCGGAGTCGAGCAACTGACGTCCTTCAACTATCGCGTGCATGGCAGCGGTCAGACACGGCCTTGAGCGAGGGACAGCCGCGCCGAGAGGCGCTTTTTCCCGTCCTGCCGCCGCACGGCCCTGGCCTTGCCATTGGGTTGTTCGGCGGCACCTTCAATCCGCCGCATGAGGGACACCGGCTGGCGAGCCTCGTCGCGATGAAGCGCCTGGGCCTCGACCGGGTGTGGTGGATCGTGACACCCGGCAACCCTTTGAAGGACAACGCGCGGCTGCCGCCGCTGGCGGAGCGGATGGCGGCGGCGAAGGCCGTCGCCGAGCACCCGCGAATAGATATCACCGGGTTTGAAAGCGCCATCGGCACGCGCTTCACCTATGATACCCTGGCCTATCTCAGGCGGCGCTGCCCGCGCACGCGCTTCGTCTGGATCATGGGTGCGGACAACCTCGGCACCTTTCACCGCTGGCAGAACTGGCGGGCCATTGCAGCCCTGATGCCGATAGTCATCGTTGATCGGCCGGGAGCAACGATCAAGGCGGCCCGAGCGCCGGCGGCCGTTGCTCTGCATTCCATGCGGATGTCCGAGCGATCCGCGGGCGCCCTTCCGGGCGCGGCGCCTCCCGCGTGGGTTTTCCTGCATGGACCGCGGTCAGCGCAATCCTCCACAGCGCTCCGCGCGCAGGCGAATTTGCCCGCGCCGGCTATGGATTGAAAGGTTTCTGGCCCATTGTCATTGAAGATAAGACCAACCGCCGCTATCTTTGGGGATGTGGCAATTGCGCCATGTGAAGCGAGGAACTGGCACTGAATCCTTTGCCCATGCTTGGAGCGAACAATGGATCGCTCCATCCGGCAGCCGGAGTTACAGCCGAGGCTCCCGGGAGTGGTTATGGCGGCGACGCAACTGCGATCGCTGTTCATTGTCTCGAGGATATGAAAGCCGAGGAAACGGTCGTTATCGATCTTGTCGGCAAGACCTCGATCGCTGATACCATGATCGTGACATCCGGACGTTCGCACCGCCATGTCGGGGCGATCGCGGAGAAGGTTGTCGAAGCCCTCAAGACCGCAGGCTACGGCCCGATGCGTGTCGAGGGGACGACGACCTGCGATTGGGTCCTGATCGACGCCGGCGATATCATCGTCCACGTCTTCCGACCGGAAGTCCGGGGCTTCTACAATCTGGAAAAGATGTGGGGCGCCGATAGGCCGAGTGAGCGTGCGGCCCCGGGCGCCCAGTCCGGTGAACGCGAGGACGCTTCCGTCAATAAGCGGGCGCACGGCTGAAACCATGCGCTTGACGGTGGTGGCGGTCGGCCGCCTCAAGGCGGGCCCGGAGCGCATCCTCGTCGAGCGCTACCTGGAACGGTCCACGCCGCTGG
This portion of the Chelatococcus sp. YT9 genome encodes:
- a CDS encoding type 1 glutamine amidotransferase, producing MRPRILVAEGNTAEARRRRVSLAGATYSEAYADVLRGLAPNAVIDICYPADAGANLPDAAGLEGYDGVAITGSALNVYTAEPEVVRQVDFARAVFASGVPFFGSCWGLQVAATAAGGSVRRSPKGREMGLARKIHLTEAGRDHPLHTGKGPVYDAPAIHTDEVDVRPAGMTVTATNAFSEVQAAEIRHAGGTFWGVQYHPEFTITDIAIIVASRTETLLDEGLFRDAADIRAYVADIEALAADPTRADIAWKFGIDADVIDPALRTRELRNWLEAMVAPAMSARGRA
- a CDS encoding nicotinate-nucleotide adenylyltransferase — translated: MSEGQPRREALFPVLPPHGPGLAIGLFGGTFNPPHEGHRLASLVAMKRLGLDRVWWIVTPGNPLKDNARLPPLAERMAAAKAVAEHPRIDITGFESAIGTRFTYDTLAYLRRRCPRTRFVWIMGADNLGTFHRWQNWRAIAALMPIVIVDRPGATIKAARAPAAVALHSMRMSERSAGALPGAAPPAWVFLHGPRSAQSSTALRAQANLPAPAMD
- the proB gene encoding glutamate 5-kinase, whose amino-acid sequence is MTTIATPSLADFRRVVIKVGSSLLVDSATSRKGSRLRHAWLAALAEDIADLHARGADVLVVSSGAIALGRTVLGLPGGALKLEESQAAAAVGQIALARNWAEALSHHGITAGQVLVTLADTEERRRYLNARATTAKLLEMRAVPVINENDTVATSEIRYGDNDRLAARIATLAEADLLVLLSDIDGLYTAPPASDPTARPIPVVEAITASIEAMAGGAASEFSRGGMRTKIEAGKIATAAGAHMVIADGRVKNPLRAIATGARCTWFLTPSNPVTARKRWIAGTLEPRGTVHVDAGAARALRGGASLLPAGMKRVDGAFRRGDAVIIRDEAGREIGRGLIGYDAEEAQRIAGKSSRAIEAVLGYAGRATVIHRDDLALVGRDDADIAIIASDAGSA
- a CDS encoding glutamate-5-semialdehyde dehydrogenase — protein: MAEMGRRARAAARVLALAPAATKAAALERAADAILAATPAILTANAEDVAEARANGQAASFVERLELNEARVAAMAEAVRLVAGLPDPVGRVLASFERPNGLRIERVATPLGVVGVIFESRPNVTADAAALCVMAGNAVILRSGSDGLRSATAIAAAFAKGLSEAGLPSDSAQLVPVRDRAAVGLMLTGLEGAIDVIVPRGGKSLVARVQEEARVPVFAHLEGLCHVFVHAAADLGMARDIVLNAKMRRTSVCGSAETLLVDKACATTHLAPLIAALADAGCEIRGDMIAQATDPRVKPADEEDWRTEYLDAIIAVRVVDGLDGALAHIETFSSHHTDAIVTADEEAAARFLREVDSAIVLHNASTQFADGGEFGFGAEIGIATGRMHARGPVGVEQLTSFNYRVHGSGQTRP
- the rsfS gene encoding ribosome silencing factor; translation: MLGANNGSLHPAAGVTAEAPGSGYGGDATAIAVHCLEDMKAEETVVIDLVGKTSIADTMIVTSGRSHRHVGAIAEKVVEALKTAGYGPMRVEGTTTCDWVLIDAGDIIVHVFRPEVRGFYNLEKMWGADRPSERAAPGAQSGEREDASVNKRAHG
- the tssF gene encoding type VI secretion system baseplate subunit TssF, which produces MNDFLRAYNDELAHLRQAGQRFAAAHPDIASRLRFNAEQIDDPFVAHLMEAFAFLTARLRQKLDDDLPELTDPLLERLYPHLMAPVPSTAILQFKPRPDLTAPYHIPAGEMVESEPVDGHRCCFRTVYPVVLWPHGLVSADLVGSLPSADATPLARGARGMLKLIFAPLAGAAAPTPWPQSLRLFLRGAPQEARRLYALLNREIAAVGFRPYRQGPAEGPAVRLCDPDCVTPAGLTAAEGLMPYGRQSQLGYRLLSEYFACQDKFMFLDIAFPPALAGQMPEPGTAGIEISLHLRQWPATLERQISAESFALGCAPVINLFPHSAEPVRVVHGMGDHRVVPDARRPEAFEMYRVDKVQITRRDGKVEPCLPLFSATERQGLFWQASRRDDFAGRASEIVLSLVDGERRPLDLIGSTLTVSGLCSNGDLPARLPFGGGRPHFILAATAPVESVTCLTPPSPVLRRHHDTGSHRRLISHLALNHLSLSGGDNALGALKEILTLHDLRATTESRAAIAGLRGLAAKPAIARPPGGHGALCRGLDLVATWDSARIESGEAFLLAAILERFLALHCGINAFTRLSLACEGGEIVKTWPARAGERIIL
- the tssG gene encoding type VI secretion system baseplate subunit TssG, encoding MNQELVEALRWIGLDAMSFVEVMRFIEAARPPACRAGHVVLKGSTRLGFPAAEVERLEGTADGGLVLTVAAAGLAGALGALPIVHTEAIQRLLRAKDLGLRDFLDIFNDRLLHLLYEVHAKYRLPVAYGRRERAVPDTITEVMLALIGLGLPGLRGRLGWDDEWLLPFTATLARPCRGAGDVAAVLSAITGWPVHIEPFDGRWVDLPAAEQSSLGPRCDQHSRLGVDTIAGTRVFDLAGGVRVRLGPLRYPDFLALVSGGTKARDFTALARFAIGSEFALTFDVILIRHDVPAFRLAQGATNGRRLGWDSWLGCPKGDPVVTPHCLDV